A single window of Danio rerio strain Tuebingen ecotype United States chromosome 15, GRCz12tu, whole genome shotgun sequence DNA harbors:
- the si:ch1073-280e3.1 gene encoding complement C2 isoform X2, producing MHYSTARLSTLLLFISLSEVHSEYDYDYGLAESKSCSVSESISGGTVEFSSGGSVGSRMIYHCAEGFQPYPIGQRVCSSNGEWEPKVSRVKCEESSDYGDYEDQQKNCSLEVSIKDGRVSYSNEGIEGSVLTYHCETGHYPFPTAQRVCGRDGQWSAMRLSSGKKTLSAVCKEILCPAQIQLDNGQFWPRRQWLRVGEKQTFSCHEGFVLTGSAERNCTHYGGWTGTTPVCDDQSEDCRDPGIPPGAKRFGHHFRIGNKVRYLCQSGLDILGSPERWCLDSREWSGAEPRCYAQYSFDQPAIVAQALGGSLSAALDVSLPDFKKKGQSLGRTIKVEEGRLNVFILMDTSGSISQDTFQAAKKAIIELVRKLDSYEVNMKFDIVSYASEPREIVSIMSFNSHDVDFVLRKLSEFSDEVHENRRGTDLSKALERVYGQLALLRENKKSHFNETQNILIIATDGHSNMGPNPQVMLNKIRSLLGYKPSSVDHTQEELLDVYVFAVGKDVNRKDLTSFASSKKGEKHVFVLQDYQQLGYVFNQMISDSAVTKCGIAQEEQSSADDVSYTKPWHVDLLWGTKTCRGSIVSESMVLTAAHCLIKASGVKATPADIKITHGAGEVKAVELIVHSQFNVSGLKDKDVKEFYDYDIALIRMKENITISRQTRPICLPCTKSSNRALRMAAGSTCDQHERVLLHLEETPAHFISQGTHRADTHIHSGAKREKCTEKARSVLQENSRATLADIITERFMCTGGSDRNTHHITCKGQPITRICIL from the exons ATGCACTACAGCACTGCACGCCTCAGCACTCTTCTCCTCTTCATCTCTTTATCTGAAG TGCACTCAGAGTATGACTATGACTACGGCTTAGCAGAGAGTAAATCCTGCAGCGTGTCTGAATCCATCAGTGGAGGCACGGTGGAGTTTTCCAGCGGCGGATCTGTCGGCAGCCGCATGATTTACCACTGCGCTGAAGGATTTCAGCCTTATCCAATCGGTCAGAGAGTCTGCAGCTCCAACGGTGAATGGGAGCCTAAGGTATCCAGGGTCAAATGTGAAG AAAGCAGTGATTATGGAGATTATGAGGACCAGCAGAAGAACTGCTCTTTGGAAGTGTCCATTAAAGATGGTCGCGTGTCCTACTCCAATGAGGGGATTGAGGGAAGCGTGTTGACGTACCACTGCGAGACCGGACACTACCCTTTCCCTACAGCACAGAGAGTCTGTGGCAGAGACGGCCAATGGTCAGCCATGAGACTCTCATCCGGGAAGAAAACACTGAGTGCTGTGTGCAAGG AGATCCTCTGCCCTGCTCAGATTCAGCTTGATAACGGGCAGTTCTGGCCCAGGAGGCAGTGGCTCAGGGTTGGAGAAAAGCAGACCTTTTCATGCCATGAAGGGTTTGTTCTGACTGGATCTGCTGAGAGGAACTGCACTCATTATGGTGGATGGACGGGAACAACACCAGTGTGTGACGATCAGT CGGAGGACTGCAGAGATCCAGGAATCCCTCCAGGAGCTAAACGCTTTGGGCATCATTTCCGCATTGGAAATAAAGTGCGGTACCTATGTCAGTCAGGCCTGGATATTCTGGGCTCTCCTGAAAGATGGTGTTTGGATTCAAGGGAATGGAGTGGTGCAGAACCCCGCTGCTACG CCCAGTACTCATTTGATCAGCCGGCTATAGTTGCTCAGGCGTTAGGAGGATCTCTGAGCGCAGCCTTAGATGTGTCCCTCCCCGACTTCAAAAAGAAAG GGCAGTCTTTGGGTAGGACTATAAAGGTTGAAGAAGGTCGCCTGAATGTCTTCATCCTGATGGACACCTCAGGAAGCATTTCACAGGACACTTTCCAGGCAGCAAAGAAAGCCATTATTGAACTCGTCCGTAAG CTGGACAGCTATGAAGTCAACATGAAGTTCGACATCGTCTCATATGCCAGTGAGCCCAGAGAAATCGTATCCATTATGAGCTTTAACAGTCATGATGTGGATTTTGTATTGAGGAAACTAAGCGAGTTTAGTGATGAAG TGCACGAGAACAGGAGAGGCACCGATCTGTCTAAAGCCCTAGAGAGGGTGTACGGTCAGCTGGCTTTGCTCCGCGAGAACAAAAAGAGTCATTTCAATGAGACTCAGAACATCCTCATCATAGCAACTGACG GCCACTCCAATATGGGACCCAACCCACAAGTCATGCTGAATAAAATCCGCAGCTTGCTCGGCTACAAACCCAGCAGTGTAGACCACACACAAGAGGAGCTCCTGG ATGTGTACGTGTTTGCTGTGGGGAAAGACGTGAACAGAAAAGACCTGACGAGCTTTGCCTCCTCAAAGAAAGGAGAGAAGCATGTGTTTGTGCTGCAGGACTACCAGCAGCTCGGATACGTGTTCAACCAAATGATCA GTGATTCTGCCGTGACCAAGTGTGGAATAGCTCAGGAGGAGCAGAGCAGCGCTGATGACGTCTCCTACACCAAACCATGGCACGTAGACCTCCTCTGG GGAACTAAAACGTGCCGCGGGTCAATCGTGAGTGAGAGTATGGTGCTGACGGCAGCTCACTGCTTAATAAAGGCCAGCGGAGTCAAAGCCACGCCGGCGGACATCAAAATCACCCACG GTGCTGGAGAAGTTAAAGCCGTGGAGCTGATCGTTCATTCGCAGTTCAACGTGTCAGGGCTGAAGGACAAGGATGTGAAGGAGTTTTATGATTACGACATCGCTCTGATCAGGATGAAGGAAAACATCACAATATCTCGACAGACAAG GCCCATTTGTTTGCCTTGTACAAAATCCTCGAATCGGGCTCTGAGAATGGCTGCGGGCTCTACATGTGATCAGCACG AGAGAGTCCTGCTCCACCTGGAGGAGACGCCGGCTCACTTCATCTCACAGGGAACACATcgagcagacacacacatacacagcggCGCTAAA AGAGAGAAATGCACAGAGAAAGCCAGATCTGTCCTGCAGGAGAACAGCAGAGCCACGCTGGCGGACATCATCACCGAGCGCTTCATGTGCACTGGAGGATCAGACAGGAACACACACCACATCACCTGCAAAGGTCAACCGATCACACGCATCTGCATACTCTAG
- the si:ch1073-280e3.1 gene encoding complement C2 isoform X1, with protein sequence MHYSTARLSTLLLFISLSEVHSEYDYDYGLAESKSCSVSESISGGTVEFSSGGSVGSRMIYHCAEGFQPYPIGQRVCSSNGEWEPKVSRVKCEESSDYGDYEDQQKNCSLEVSIKDGRVSYSNEGIEGSVLTYHCETGHYPFPTAQRVCGRDGQWSAMRLSSGKKTLSAVCKEILCPAQIQLDNGQFWPRRQWLRVGEKQTFSCHEGFVLTGSAERNCTHYGGWTGTTPVCDDQSEDCRDPGIPPGAKRFGHHFRIGNKVRYLCQSGLDILGSPERWCLDSREWSGAEPRCYAQYSFDQPAIVAQALGGSLSAALDVSLPDFKKKGQSLGRTIKVEEGRLNVFILMDTSGSISQDTFQAAKKAIIELVRKLDSYEVNMKFDIVSYASEPREIVSIMSFNSHDVDFVLRKLSEFSDEVHENRRGTDLSKALERVYGQLALLRENKKSHFNETQNILIIATDGHSNMGPNPQVMLNKIRSLLGYKPSSVDHTQEELLDVYVFAVGKDVNRKDLTSFASSKKGEKHVFVLQDYQQLGYVFNQMISDSAVTKCGIAQEEQSSADDVSYTKPWHVDLLWGTKTCRGSIVSESMVLTAAHCLIKASGVKATPADIKITHGAGEVKAVELIVHSQFNVSGLKDKDVKEFYDYDIALIRMKENITISRQTRPICLPCTKSSNRALRMAAGSTCDQHERVLLHLEETPAHFISQGTHRADTHIHSGAKREKCTEKARSVLQENSRATLADIITERFMCTGGSDRNTHHITCKGDSGGALFLRRRMRYFQVAVISWGSKQTCDSRTEHREAVQDASDFHISVFTLMPWLKLHLQQQISFID encoded by the exons ATGCACTACAGCACTGCACGCCTCAGCACTCTTCTCCTCTTCATCTCTTTATCTGAAG TGCACTCAGAGTATGACTATGACTACGGCTTAGCAGAGAGTAAATCCTGCAGCGTGTCTGAATCCATCAGTGGAGGCACGGTGGAGTTTTCCAGCGGCGGATCTGTCGGCAGCCGCATGATTTACCACTGCGCTGAAGGATTTCAGCCTTATCCAATCGGTCAGAGAGTCTGCAGCTCCAACGGTGAATGGGAGCCTAAGGTATCCAGGGTCAAATGTGAAG AAAGCAGTGATTATGGAGATTATGAGGACCAGCAGAAGAACTGCTCTTTGGAAGTGTCCATTAAAGATGGTCGCGTGTCCTACTCCAATGAGGGGATTGAGGGAAGCGTGTTGACGTACCACTGCGAGACCGGACACTACCCTTTCCCTACAGCACAGAGAGTCTGTGGCAGAGACGGCCAATGGTCAGCCATGAGACTCTCATCCGGGAAGAAAACACTGAGTGCTGTGTGCAAGG AGATCCTCTGCCCTGCTCAGATTCAGCTTGATAACGGGCAGTTCTGGCCCAGGAGGCAGTGGCTCAGGGTTGGAGAAAAGCAGACCTTTTCATGCCATGAAGGGTTTGTTCTGACTGGATCTGCTGAGAGGAACTGCACTCATTATGGTGGATGGACGGGAACAACACCAGTGTGTGACGATCAGT CGGAGGACTGCAGAGATCCAGGAATCCCTCCAGGAGCTAAACGCTTTGGGCATCATTTCCGCATTGGAAATAAAGTGCGGTACCTATGTCAGTCAGGCCTGGATATTCTGGGCTCTCCTGAAAGATGGTGTTTGGATTCAAGGGAATGGAGTGGTGCAGAACCCCGCTGCTACG CCCAGTACTCATTTGATCAGCCGGCTATAGTTGCTCAGGCGTTAGGAGGATCTCTGAGCGCAGCCTTAGATGTGTCCCTCCCCGACTTCAAAAAGAAAG GGCAGTCTTTGGGTAGGACTATAAAGGTTGAAGAAGGTCGCCTGAATGTCTTCATCCTGATGGACACCTCAGGAAGCATTTCACAGGACACTTTCCAGGCAGCAAAGAAAGCCATTATTGAACTCGTCCGTAAG CTGGACAGCTATGAAGTCAACATGAAGTTCGACATCGTCTCATATGCCAGTGAGCCCAGAGAAATCGTATCCATTATGAGCTTTAACAGTCATGATGTGGATTTTGTATTGAGGAAACTAAGCGAGTTTAGTGATGAAG TGCACGAGAACAGGAGAGGCACCGATCTGTCTAAAGCCCTAGAGAGGGTGTACGGTCAGCTGGCTTTGCTCCGCGAGAACAAAAAGAGTCATTTCAATGAGACTCAGAACATCCTCATCATAGCAACTGACG GCCACTCCAATATGGGACCCAACCCACAAGTCATGCTGAATAAAATCCGCAGCTTGCTCGGCTACAAACCCAGCAGTGTAGACCACACACAAGAGGAGCTCCTGG ATGTGTACGTGTTTGCTGTGGGGAAAGACGTGAACAGAAAAGACCTGACGAGCTTTGCCTCCTCAAAGAAAGGAGAGAAGCATGTGTTTGTGCTGCAGGACTACCAGCAGCTCGGATACGTGTTCAACCAAATGATCA GTGATTCTGCCGTGACCAAGTGTGGAATAGCTCAGGAGGAGCAGAGCAGCGCTGATGACGTCTCCTACACCAAACCATGGCACGTAGACCTCCTCTGG GGAACTAAAACGTGCCGCGGGTCAATCGTGAGTGAGAGTATGGTGCTGACGGCAGCTCACTGCTTAATAAAGGCCAGCGGAGTCAAAGCCACGCCGGCGGACATCAAAATCACCCACG GTGCTGGAGAAGTTAAAGCCGTGGAGCTGATCGTTCATTCGCAGTTCAACGTGTCAGGGCTGAAGGACAAGGATGTGAAGGAGTTTTATGATTACGACATCGCTCTGATCAGGATGAAGGAAAACATCACAATATCTCGACAGACAAG GCCCATTTGTTTGCCTTGTACAAAATCCTCGAATCGGGCTCTGAGAATGGCTGCGGGCTCTACATGTGATCAGCACG AGAGAGTCCTGCTCCACCTGGAGGAGACGCCGGCTCACTTCATCTCACAGGGAACACATcgagcagacacacacatacacagcggCGCTAAA AGAGAGAAATGCACAGAGAAAGCCAGATCTGTCCTGCAGGAGAACAGCAGAGCCACGCTGGCGGACATCATCACCGAGCGCTTCATGTGCACTGGAGGATCAGACAGGAACACACACCACATCACCTGCAAAG GGGATTCAGGAGGAGCGCTGTTTCTGCGCAGGAGGATGCGATACTTTCAG GTGGCAGTGATCAGCTGGGGCTCCAAGCAGACGTGTGACTCTCGGACTGAACACAGAGAAGCTGTTCAGGACGCCAGTGACTTCCACATTAGTGTGTTCACTCTGATGCCATGGCTGAAACTACACCTTCAGCAGCAGATCAGCTTTATTGATtaa